The DNA window AGCAGCCGCTGAAAAAACGGATGAGCTCATAGAAACCAAAGTTGAAAATTTGCTTGAGCAACCACTAATGGGCGTTCAGCGTGATGGCATTAGAGGCAGATTGCTTATTATCCCTGAGATATCAATGATTGTTTCGTATTGGGTTGATGGTTCTAAAATTCGAATAATGCGTGTACTACACCAGAAACAAAGATTTCCAAACGACTGATTTGTTGCTGACTGGCAACTAACGCCGCGTTAAGGGGTGAGTGCCGCCTAAACCTAGCTTCCGCAGACCACTTTCACCACCAAAACTCACTGCAAACCAAAAATGCCACGCGGCATGAATCCCACTTTAACGCTTTGTTATGCGCGTGCTTCAGACCAAACAGCAAATTCATTACCACTTGGCTCCACAAAATGAAAACGGCAACCTCCAGGAAATTCAAAAATTGGACGGATGATTTCACCGCCATTTTTCACAACTTTATCCAATGTTGCTTCAATGTCTGAACTATAGAAAACTAAAAGTGCGCCACCACTTTCCGTCCGACTAGAACGTTCAGACTTGAAAAAACCACCATCTAAACCTTCATTTGAAAAAGCTGCGTATTCAGACCCATAGTCAACAAATTCCCAGCCAAAAACCTTTGAAAAAACGCTTTCGTTGACTCTAAGTCTTTCGCTGCAAACTCTACATAATTGAGCTTTTCATGCTGGTTCATTGTTAACTCCTGTCATTTTTCCAATTAGCGCATAACGCCGCGTTAAGGGGTGCCGGCACGCACTACAAAAGCTACCGCACAGCGACTTAATCACTGAACCCAACATAAACCGAAAATGCCACGCGTGCCAAATCCCACTTTAACGCTTTGTTATGAGTGTGTTACCTCGCCAACATGCTTAACTACTTGATAGTAAAGTAAGCCTAGCCAAGCTATAAAAGGTAAAGTGTCCTCGGCTGAACTTACCAGCGCATCATTTTCAGTAGCAACCGACATATAGTAAGCTGACAAAAAAAGAAGCATCGGTATTAATAGAGCACAGAAACCTAACTGTAACGACAAAGCTAATACTAAAAAATCGTCCCAGGAAGTCAGTACCATTGTCAGCCCCATTTGATCTATAAGCCAAGAATGTGCCCAATACTGGGATCAAAAAATAAGATAGAGAATTGATGGTATCCCATATATTTCTCGACCCAACAGGGGTTCTTAGAGCAATTTCAAAACACAACGATGTAAAGATAAACGTTAGGAACATATATATAAATCTATCTTTTTCAGTCAACCTTCCAACTTTAATATCTTTTTTTAAACCTTCGATGTTCCAGATATACATTTTTCCTCCTAAACTCATAACGCCCGGTTAAGGGGCAGCCAACGCTTTACGAACTTCCCGCATAACACCGTAACCACAAAAAACCAACGCATGATAAAAATGCCACGCGTTGGCTGTCCCTCTTGAACCGTTTGTTATGTTTAAGCTTCAATGACTTACGTTTTACCAAAACCAAGATTAACTCGGTTTTGACTGACAAACAAAAGCAAAGACTTGAAAAACTGAAACGACTCATAGATTTGAAAATCAGACTTTGAATTTCGGCAATTCAAGCCCAAAAACCTGTGATCAAAATATTGATTGAGCCAGTCGAACCAACCTCGCGCTTACTCAAAAATCGATTGAGGCAATTCTCTGAATTTCCAGCGCCAAAGAATAGATGTCCAGAAAGCAGCGCCAAACGAAGCCAACTTGCCGACAAAAACAAAACTCACAAGCCAAGGGAACAAAGAGAAGATACAACCAACTGATTTTGCGTGATTAAACATAACGCCGCGTTAAGGGGCGCAGGCACGCACTACAAAGGTGACCGCATCACGCCCTAACCACTAAACAAACCGCAAACCGAAAATGCCACGCGTGCCAAGTCCCTCTTGAACGCTTTGTTATGCATTACAAACCACCGGCTAAATCCAGAAAGTTACCTGTAGAAAATGATGATTTTTCAGACGCTAACCAATAAATGGCCTCAGCGACTTCAGCAGGCAAACCACCCCGTTGCATTGGAATTTTATTTTTGAGTCGTTCTATACGGTCAGGCTCTCCACCGTCAGCGTGCATATCGGTATAAATCAATCCAGGGCGAACACAGTTAACTCTGATACCTTCCGCAGCAACTTCCAACGACAGACCTTTTGTTAACGTGTCAATTGCACCTTTTGACGCTGCATAATCGATGTATTCATTCGGTGAACCTGTTCGAGAGGCTCCCGAAGAAACATTAACTATGACACCTCCGAGACCATCATGACGAGTTGACATTCGTTTCACTGCTTCACGACAACACAAGAAATAACCTGTCACATTGTTTATGAGAATTGAGTTAATCCTCTCTGCGCTCATTTCGTCTAAGCGCATCTGCTTCTTTAAGATACCAGCATTATTGACAAGAACAGAAACAACACCAAGCTCTTGGTCAACTGTTTCAAACAGTTTAACAACATCACCTTCTTTGGATACGTCCGCTTGAACCGCAATACAATGACCACCTAACGCTTTGATTTCTTCCACGAGAGTATTAGCAGCCTCAGCATTAGATTTGTAATTTATGCATACGGAAAAACCGTTTTGAGCAAAAAGCTTTGCTGTCGCTGCACCAATCCCTCGACTACCGCCAGTAATAACAACTACTTTTTGAACGCTCATTATTCATCCTTTTAACGCTGAATTTGATGTAATGCATAACGCCCTGTTAAGTAGTGAGGCATGCAACACAAAGGCTTCTGCACTACT is part of the Vibrio cidicii genome and encodes:
- a CDS encoding type II toxin-antitoxin system mRNA interferase toxin, RelE/StbE family, whose product is MIFWEEASLNDREKIFEFLYDFNPAAAEKTDELIETKVENLLEQPLMGVQRDGIRGRLLIIPEISMIVSYWVDGSKIRIMRVLHQKQRFPND
- a CDS encoding DUF3265 domain-containing protein; its protein translation is MHAAWHFWFAVSFGGESGLRKLGLGGTHPLTRR
- a CDS encoding SDR family oxidoreductase; this translates as MSVQKVVVITGGSRGIGAATAKLFAQNGFSVCINYKSNAEAANTLVEEIKALGGHCIAVQADVSKEGDVVKLFETVDQELGVVSVLVNNAGILKKQMRLDEMSAERINSILINNVTGYFLCCREAVKRMSTRHDGLGGVIVNVSSGASRTGSPNEYIDYAASKGAIDTLTKGLSLEVAAEGIRVNCVRPGLIYTDMHADGGEPDRIERLKNKIPMQRGGLPAEVAEAIYWLASEKSSFSTGNFLDLAGGL